From Amphiprion ocellaris isolate individual 3 ecotype Okinawa chromosome 2, ASM2253959v1, whole genome shotgun sequence, a single genomic window includes:
- the dpt gene encoding dermatopontin gives MNPALVVLASSLLATVAAQSQDHYDMGWVNGYRQGFNFQCPHGEVLVAIRSYFSEQDGSDRLWTFECQPTPEGLGEPSDCWWDDINRAGMEWTSTCTRNGLVAGVQSKYFESVLDREWQFYCCYYKRRCPYSCMKTSDIPEHYREEGELVVPTYGYFIRGAQTTFSGVLRDRQWKYILCRMTDFDCEFENL, from the exons ATGAATCCTGCTCTGGTGGTGTTGGCGTCCTCACTGCTGGCCACAGTGGCAGCTCAGTCTCAGGACCATTATGACATGGGCTGGGTCAATGGCTACCGACAGGGCTTCAACTTCCAGTGTCCCCACGGTGAGGTCCTGGTGGCTATCAGGAGCTACTTCAGCGAGCAGGACGGGTCGGACCGACTGTGGACGTTTGAGTGTCAGCCCACACCTGAAGGTCTGGGGGAGCCCAGTGACTGTTGGTGGGACGACATCAACCGAGCTGGGATGGAGTG gACTTCAACATGCACTCGAAATGGCCTGGTAGCTGGTGTTCAGAGCAAGTACTTTGAGTCCGTTCTTGACCGTGAATGGCAGttctactgctgctactacaaACGCCGCTGTCCCTACTCCTGCAT GAAAACCAGTGACATCCCTGAACACTACAGAGAAGAGGGTGAGCTGGTTGTCCCCACTTATGGCTACTTCATCCGAGGGGCCCAGACCACCTTCAGTGGAGTGCTAAG AGATCGGCAGTGGAAGTACATCCTGTGCAGGATGACGGACTTTGACTGTGAATTTGAGAATTTATAG